GCGGGTTATAATTAAAAAGAAAACGCGCCAGTAAACTGACGCGTTTTTAGAGAATACCCCCTCGAATGTTTTTTCAAGTCCGACTATCTATTACCCACTAAACGAACTCGACATTCAAGGCCTGCACAAGGCAGACCAGGTATTTCTGCAGTTTTATACTGCGGGACGCAATAGGATGCGGTTCATTGAATCCAGCAACATTTGCACCTGGAACACGAGGTCCTGGTCTGGCATTTCAATGTCCAAACGGTGGTACAATGGTTCATTTTGTGAAACGCTGAATTCAAAATGGTGATCACCACTCCTGAATTCTCTGAGCCGAACTACCATCTCGTAAGTTTGATCACCACTGCGGTCTTTCACCTGATAAAAAGAGTAGCGAGGCATTTTGCCTCCAATGAGTTCCGCTTCTCTTTCCTGGCGTGAAAGCTTTGGTATTGCTTGCACATGATCAAATCTTGCGGTTAATAGTTCCAAGGCTTCTTCCTTGTCTATTACCATAAAAAATCCCTCTATACAGATACAAATATAGGCTTTTCACATACAAAACGACTATCAATCAGACTGATGCGGTAGTATAAAATACCTATTGCTTTACTAAGTAATTGGCAATCAGAATTTTGGCTGCAATAATTAGTTTCAGGAGTCTGGCTTTGGTAGAGCTCTGATCATGAGGTGTTTAGCGGCAATAAAAAAGCCCCGATACCTATGGGCTCGGGGCTTTTCGCTCATTAGTAGGCTGTTCTTAACGCAGCATAATCTTTTGGTGGAAGCTTTCACCGTCTCGTTCTACCTGAACCAGATACATTCCCTTGGGGAGATGACTTACTTCTAATTCTAGGTATTCGCCCACCGCAGTTTTTTCTAAACTGTTTTGAAGCAATAGATTTCCGCTGAGGTCGTAAATGCTTAATTGGGCATTTTCTTTTCCGCGACCATTAAGTTCGATGATGATGCGGTCTTCAGCAGGATTTGGGTATACCAGTAATTGCTCAGTGAAGAGTGGATTTTCACCCAATGACACATCATTTTGCACTTCAATTTTTTGAGTGGTGTACAGGCGGTACTCACCAGGCTGTAAATTCAAAGTGGCATTTACATTGCTCACATTAATGCTATCTCCACTAAAGTACTCGTACCACCATCCGGTATTTTGGAAGTTAGGATCTGCATTTTGAGCCACAACATCGAAGTTACCGAGGATGGTCGCATTGAAATTGCTGTGATCCAGATTAATTCGCTTGGTAGCACCACTTAAGTCATAGCGGTAGTTATTACTATTAAAGGTAGGATTCTGAACTCTTAGGTTGATGATATCTGAAACCACCTCGAAAAGTCGGGCCCGGTTGGCATCATTTTGATAGTTCCAGCGAATGGGCTTATTACATACGCGACAAGGATCATTAATTCCTACATCATAACCCAATTCGCCAAATTGCCAGAGCATTTTAGGTCCGGGGATAGTGTAGAGGAATAAAGAAGTTAATTCTTTACGCGCCAGAGCAGTTGCCAAAACTTGAGTGTCGTAACCGCCGGAGGAATTACCATAGTTCAGCAATTTGTACATAATGCGCTCCTCATCATGACTTTCTTGATAGGCAACCAAATGCTTATAGGTCCAACCGCGTTGCGAATGGAATGCACCAGAGAAGTTAGAACCGGATAACCAGCCCATGGCTGCTTCGCCATAATCGTGATTGTGATTTCCCCAAAGCAAGAAGCCTTGATCCGAAAGGGCCTTTTCTTCAGAATTATCCGCAAAATGCTCCAGAATCATCACGGCTGAAGATTTAGCAGATTCCATCTGGCCTTTTAGGCGATTTAGGATGTCGATACGGCTTTGGTCGTACTGACCCCAGGCACCGGTATTCCCTAAAGTATTGTTTTGAGTAAAGCCTTTGGAGAGGTCCATTCGATAACCATCCACCTTGTACTCGCTTACCCAATATTTCATAATGCGCTCGGCAAAATCTTTGGTAGCCTGTGATTCGTGGTTGAAGTCGTAGCCTACATTGAAATCATGTTTGGCGTCTACGTTTAACCAAGGGTTTTGGGGGGAAGGCTTACCATATTGACCCGCAGTCGGATCAAAATACAATTGCACTAAAGGACTCTGACCAAAGGCATGGTTAAGTACGACATCAATAATAACGGCAATACCGCGACCATGGCAGATGTCTACAAACTCTTTAAACTTCTCTGGTGTGCCATAATATTTATCCAAAGCCATGTGGAAGCTTGGGTTATAGCCCCAACTTTCATTGCCTTCAAATTCATTAACCGGCATCAATTCGATGGCATTAACACCAAGGCGATCCAGGTAGTCTAAAGTGTCAATTAGAGTTTGGTAATTGTGGGTGGCGATGAAATCGCGGATATGTAATTCGTATATGATCAGCTCATCCTTGCCGGGAGGCGTGAAATTTGGATTTTGCCAATTATAAGCCGGACGATCCATCTGGATTAAGCTGGTGATACCCGTGGTTTTCCCGGTAGGATAGTCAGGTAAATTAGGCCAGGTAGTAGCACCGATATAGGAGTCGTTCCAAGGATCGAGAATTAATTCTGAATAGGGATCCGCAACTTTGAGGTCGCCATCCACCCAATATTGGAAGGCATAGAAATCACCAGGATTCAAGTTATCGATGCTTAACCACCAATCACTACCATTCGGATCTTTCTTCATGAAGTAATCCGGATGAGGTTGCC
The Croceimicrobium hydrocarbonivorans genome window above contains:
- a CDS encoding DUF4961 domain-containing protein: MDFKITKLWMLILLPFVIPAQVVSVDPAFPTQNDTVTITFDATEGNGALVGFVPVYAHTGIITQAGGPGNWQNVQGNWGTADPNVVMTPLGNNKHSITYHIPTFYNVSAGTVVTELSFVFRDQAGNNVGRAADGSDIFYPIYPANAGLLAAFLSPATTQIATTGQNLSFSGATSKDADIDIYDNGVLKSSVSNARSINSSFAAGAAGMHLVELVADDGSTIERDTVYYVVNSAVQTQAVPSGTEYGINYDSPSKITLKLHAPFKNYVYVIGDFNNWQPHPDYFMKKDPNGSDWWLSIDNLNPGDFYAFQYWVDGDLKVADPYSELILDPWNDSYIGATTWPNLPDYPTGKTTGITSLIQMDRPAYNWQNPNFTPPGKDELIIYELHIRDFIATHNYQTLIDTLDYLDRLGVNAIELMPVNEFEGNESWGYNPSFHMALDKYYGTPEKFKEFVDICHGRGIAVIIDVVLNHAFGQSPLVQLYFDPTAGQYGKPSPQNPWLNVDAKHDFNVGYDFNHESQATKDFAERIMKYWVSEYKVDGYRMDLSKGFTQNNTLGNTGAWGQYDQSRIDILNRLKGQMESAKSSAVMILEHFADNSEEKALSDQGFLLWGNHNHDYGEAAMGWLSGSNFSGAFHSQRGWTYKHLVAYQESHDEERIMYKLLNYGNSSGGYDTQVLATALARKELTSLFLYTIPGPKMLWQFGELGYDVGINDPCRVCNKPIRWNYQNDANRARLFEVVSDIINLRVQNPTFNSNNYRYDLSGATKRINLDHSNFNATILGNFDVVAQNADPNFQNTGWWYEYFSGDSINVSNVNATLNLQPGEYRLYTTQKIEVQNDVSLGENPLFTEQLLVYPNPAEDRIIIELNGRGKENAQLSIYDLSGNLLLQNSLEKTAVGEYLELEVSHLPKGMYLVQVERDGESFHQKIMLR